Proteins encoded in a region of the Pseudochaenichthys georgianus chromosome 20, fPseGeo1.2, whole genome shotgun sequence genome:
- the LOC117466063 gene encoding uncharacterized abhydrolase domain-containing protein DDB_G0269086-like isoform X2 — protein sequence MQRYRHYGSSSPPVEEINAENEEEKEEEEEEVYTEEEEPLIGLSEEEEEIQETGSVKEEEVPPTEVEVQPVQETEGKSAPVDSKNGKRTERGSGGDAAEAAAGGGGGGAKYSMFTWFVVLALLGVWSSVAVVYFDVVDYDSVIARAKEFRLNFSEVLQGKLTAYDTDGDGDFDVEDAKVLLDAKKLKVPAPRKEDRKEGRKRGKSKEKTLEDTDPEIKLPKAEAEKKDARENTTRARPIRGAMLRSALKEELRMIHEKIEAKRIARMAMAEIKAFLAEEEEEHEKDWVLKTKTLEEAQKHLMEEKERMEKEKQEMERLTKEERERLKQERAEMEKMEKERLAREQERMEKEKAEREQQEKVRVERERAEKERMERERLAKERERIAQEKEQLEKERLEKEKIAKEKVEKERLERERIAKESAEKERLERESLVKEKERIERERIATERAEKERLEMEKIAKEKAEKERLERERIAKESAEKERLERESLVKEKERIERERIAREKERLERESLVKEKERLERERIAEERAEKERLERERIAKEKDRLERERIAKETTEKEKLEKERIEKENAQKERLEKERIAKERAEKERLEREQIVKERAEKERIERERIAKENARKERLERERIAKERAEKNRIERERIAKENARKERLEKERIAKERAEKDRIERERIAKLKAEKERIERERIAKERAEKERIERERIAKLKAEKDRIERERIAKERAEKERIERERIAKLKAEKERIERERIAKLKAEKERIERERIAKLKAGEERIERERIVKERAEKERIERERIAKENAQKERLERERIAKERAEKDRIEKGTHR from the exons ATGCAACGCTACCGCCACTACGGATCCTCCTCACCTCCTGTAGAGGAGATCAATGCTGAAaacgaggaggagaaggaggaggaggaggaggaggtgtacACTGAAGAAGAGGAGCCACTGATAGGTTtatcagaggaagaggaggagatccaAGAGACAG GGAGCGTTAAAGAGGAAGAGGTGCCTCCGACGGAAGTGGAGGTGCAGCCTGTTCAGGAGACAG AGGGAAAGTCAGCGCCAGTGGATAGCAAGAATGgaaagaggacagagagaggatCAGGAGGAGATGcagcagaagcagcagcaggaggaggaggaggaggggctaAGTACTCCATGTTCACCTGGTTTGTAGTCCTCGCCCTGCTCGGAGTCTGGAGCTCCGTGGCCGTCGTCTACTTCGATGTTGTGGACTACGACAGTGTCATCG CCAGAGCGAAGGAGTTTCGCTTGAACTTTTCAGAAGTTTTACAAG GCAAACTGACGGCCTACGACACTGACGGGGACGGAGACTTTGACGTGGAGGATGCTAAAGTTCTTCTCG ATGCAAAGAAGTTAAAAGTTCCTGCTCCCAGGAAAG AGGACAGGAAAGAGGGGAGGAAGAGGGGTAAAAGTAAAG AGAAGACTTTAGAAGACACTGATCCAGAGATTAAACTCCCAAAAG CTGAAGCAGAGAAGAAAGATGCTAGAGAAAACACAACCAGAG CCCGGCCCATCAGAGGAGCCATGCTACGCTCTGCTCTGAAGGAAGAGCTAAGGATGATCCACGAGAAGATCGAGGCCAAAAGGATCGCCCGGATGGCAATGGCTGAGATCAAGGCCTTCCTTgctgaggaagaagaggaacaCGAGAAGGACTGGGTGCTGAAGACGAAGACGCTGGAGGAAGCACAGAAGCACCTAatggaggagaaggagaggaTGGAAAAAGAGAAGCAAGAAATGGAGAGATTGACAAAAGAAGAGAGGGAACGACTAAAGCAAGAGAGGGCAGAGATGGAAAAGATGGAGAAAGAGCGCCTAGCTAGGGAACAAGAGAGGATGGAGAAGGAAAAAGCTGAGAGGGAACAACAGGAGAAAGTTAGAGTGGAAAGAGAGAGGGCTGAAAAGGAGAGGATGGAGAGGGAGCGACTcgcaaaagagagagaaagaatagCCCAAGAGAAGGAACAGTTAGAGAAGGAGAGACTTGagaaggagaagatcgctaaaGAGAAAGTGGAAAAAGAAAGGCTGGAAAGGGAACGCATCGCTAAGGAAAGCgctgaaaaagagaggctcGAAAGGGAAAGCCTtgttaaagaaaaagaaaggatAGAAAGGGAACGCATCGCCACAGAACGAGCCGAAAAAGAGAGGCTGGAGATGGAGAAGATCGCTAAAGAAAAAGCCGAAAAAGAAAGGCTGGAAAGGGAACGCATCGCTAAGGAAAGCgctgaaaaagagaggctcGAGAGGGAAAGCCTtgttaaagaaaaagaaaggatAGAAAGGGAACGCATCgccagagaaaaagagagactggagagggaaagCCTTGTTAAAGAAAAAGAGAGGCTGGAAAGGGAACGCATCGCAGAGGAAAGAGCTGAAAAAGAGAGGCTGGAGCGGGAACGCATTGCCAAAGAAAAAGATAGGCTAGAAAGAGAACGCATCGCTAaggaaacaacagaaaaagaaaagctaGAGAAGGAACGCATCGAAAAAGAAAATGCCCAAAAAGAGAGGCTAGAGAAGGAACGCATTGCCAAAGAAAGAGCTGAAAAAGAGAGACTAGAAAGGGAACAGATAGTTAAGGAAAGAGCTGAAAAAGAGAGGATAGAAAGGGAACGCATCGCAAAAGAAAATGCCCGAAAGGAGAGGCTGGAGAGGGAACGCATCGCAAAAGAAAGAGCCGAAAAAAATAGGATAGAAAGGGAACGCATCGCAAAGGAAAATGCCCGAAAGGAGAGGCTGGAGAAGGAACGCATCGCAAAAGAAAGAGCCGAAAAAGATAGGATAGAAAGGGAACGCATCGCTaaattaaaagctgaaaaagagAGGATAGAAAGGGAACGCATCGCCAAAGAAAGAGCTGAAAAAGAGAGGATAGAAAGGGAACGCATCGCTaaattaaaagctgaaaaagatAGGATAGAAAGGGAACGCATCGCCAAAGAAAGAGCTGAAAAAGAGAGGATAGAAAGGGAACGCATCGCTaaattaaaagctgaaaaagagAGGATAGAAAGGGAACGCATCGCTaaattaaaagctgaaaaagagAGGATAGAAAGGGAACGCATCGCTAAATTAAAAGCTGGAGAAGAGAGGATAGAAAGGGAACGGATAGTTAAGGAAAGAGCTGAAAAAGAGAGGATAGAAAGGGAACGCATCGCAAAAGAAAATGCCCAAAAAGAGAGGCTGGAGAGGGAACGCATCGCCAAAGAAAGAGCTGAAAAAGATAGGATAGAAAAGGGAACACATCGCTAA
- the LOC117466063 gene encoding uncharacterized abhydrolase domain-containing protein DDB_G0269086-like isoform X5, whose translation MQRYRHYGSSSPPVEEINAENEEEKEEEEEEVYTEEEEPLIGLSEEEEEIQETEGKSAPVDSKNGKRTERGSGGDAAEAAAGGGGGGAKYSMFTWFVVLALLGVWSSVAVVYFDVVDYDSVIARAKEFRLNFSEVLQGKLTAYDTDGDGDFDVEDAKVLLDAKKLKVPAPRKEDRKEGRKRGKSKEEKTLEDTDPEIKLPKAEAEKKDARENTTRARPIRGAMLRSALKEELRMIHEKIEAKRIARMAMAEIKAFLAEEEEEHEKDWVLKTKTLEEAQKHLMEEKERMEKEKQEMERLTKEERERLKQERAEMEKMEKERLAREQERMEKEKAEREQQEKVRVERERAEKERMERERLAKERERIAQEKEQLEKERLEKEKIAKEKVEKERLERERIAKESAEKERLERESLVKEKERIERERIATERAEKERLEMEKIAKEKAEKERLERERIAKESAEKERLERESLVKEKERIERERIAREKERLERESLVKEKERLERERIAEERAEKERLERERIAKEKDRLERERIAKETTEKEKLEKERIEKENAQKERLEKERIAKERAEKERLEREQIVKERAEKERIERERIAKENARKERLERERIAKERAEKNRIERERIAKENARKERLEKERIAKERAEKDRIERERIAKLKAEKERIERERIAKERAEKERIERERIAKLKAEKDRIERERIAKERAEKERIERERIAKLKAEKERIERERIAKLKAEKERIERERIAKLKAGEERIERERIVKERAEKERIERERIAKENAQKERLERERIAKERAEKDRIEKGTHR comes from the exons ATGCAACGCTACCGCCACTACGGATCCTCCTCACCTCCTGTAGAGGAGATCAATGCTGAAaacgaggaggagaaggaggaggaggaggaggaggtgtacACTGAAGAAGAGGAGCCACTGATAGGTTtatcagaggaagaggaggagatccaAGAGACAG AGGGAAAGTCAGCGCCAGTGGATAGCAAGAATGgaaagaggacagagagaggatCAGGAGGAGATGcagcagaagcagcagcaggaggaggaggaggaggggctaAGTACTCCATGTTCACCTGGTTTGTAGTCCTCGCCCTGCTCGGAGTCTGGAGCTCCGTGGCCGTCGTCTACTTCGATGTTGTGGACTACGACAGTGTCATCG CCAGAGCGAAGGAGTTTCGCTTGAACTTTTCAGAAGTTTTACAAG GCAAACTGACGGCCTACGACACTGACGGGGACGGAGACTTTGACGTGGAGGATGCTAAAGTTCTTCTCG ATGCAAAGAAGTTAAAAGTTCCTGCTCCCAGGAAAG AGGACAGGAAAGAGGGGAGGAAGAGGGGTAAAAGTAAAG AAGAGAAGACTTTAGAAGACACTGATCCAGAGATTAAACTCCCAAAAG CTGAAGCAGAGAAGAAAGATGCTAGAGAAAACACAACCAGAG CCCGGCCCATCAGAGGAGCCATGCTACGCTCTGCTCTGAAGGAAGAGCTAAGGATGATCCACGAGAAGATCGAGGCCAAAAGGATCGCCCGGATGGCAATGGCTGAGATCAAGGCCTTCCTTgctgaggaagaagaggaacaCGAGAAGGACTGGGTGCTGAAGACGAAGACGCTGGAGGAAGCACAGAAGCACCTAatggaggagaaggagaggaTGGAAAAAGAGAAGCAAGAAATGGAGAGATTGACAAAAGAAGAGAGGGAACGACTAAAGCAAGAGAGGGCAGAGATGGAAAAGATGGAGAAAGAGCGCCTAGCTAGGGAACAAGAGAGGATGGAGAAGGAAAAAGCTGAGAGGGAACAACAGGAGAAAGTTAGAGTGGAAAGAGAGAGGGCTGAAAAGGAGAGGATGGAGAGGGAGCGACTcgcaaaagagagagaaagaatagCCCAAGAGAAGGAACAGTTAGAGAAGGAGAGACTTGagaaggagaagatcgctaaaGAGAAAGTGGAAAAAGAAAGGCTGGAAAGGGAACGCATCGCTAAGGAAAGCgctgaaaaagagaggctcGAAAGGGAAAGCCTtgttaaagaaaaagaaaggatAGAAAGGGAACGCATCGCCACAGAACGAGCCGAAAAAGAGAGGCTGGAGATGGAGAAGATCGCTAAAGAAAAAGCCGAAAAAGAAAGGCTGGAAAGGGAACGCATCGCTAAGGAAAGCgctgaaaaagagaggctcGAGAGGGAAAGCCTtgttaaagaaaaagaaaggatAGAAAGGGAACGCATCgccagagaaaaagagagactggagagggaaagCCTTGTTAAAGAAAAAGAGAGGCTGGAAAGGGAACGCATCGCAGAGGAAAGAGCTGAAAAAGAGAGGCTGGAGCGGGAACGCATTGCCAAAGAAAAAGATAGGCTAGAAAGAGAACGCATCGCTAaggaaacaacagaaaaagaaaagctaGAGAAGGAACGCATCGAAAAAGAAAATGCCCAAAAAGAGAGGCTAGAGAAGGAACGCATTGCCAAAGAAAGAGCTGAAAAAGAGAGACTAGAAAGGGAACAGATAGTTAAGGAAAGAGCTGAAAAAGAGAGGATAGAAAGGGAACGCATCGCAAAAGAAAATGCCCGAAAGGAGAGGCTGGAGAGGGAACGCATCGCAAAAGAAAGAGCCGAAAAAAATAGGATAGAAAGGGAACGCATCGCAAAGGAAAATGCCCGAAAGGAGAGGCTGGAGAAGGAACGCATCGCAAAAGAAAGAGCCGAAAAAGATAGGATAGAAAGGGAACGCATCGCTaaattaaaagctgaaaaagagAGGATAGAAAGGGAACGCATCGCCAAAGAAAGAGCTGAAAAAGAGAGGATAGAAAGGGAACGCATCGCTaaattaaaagctgaaaaagatAGGATAGAAAGGGAACGCATCGCCAAAGAAAGAGCTGAAAAAGAGAGGATAGAAAGGGAACGCATCGCTaaattaaaagctgaaaaagagAGGATAGAAAGGGAACGCATCGCTaaattaaaagctgaaaaagagAGGATAGAAAGGGAACGCATCGCTAAATTAAAAGCTGGAGAAGAGAGGATAGAAAGGGAACGGATAGTTAAGGAAAGAGCTGAAAAAGAGAGGATAGAAAGGGAACGCATCGCAAAAGAAAATGCCCAAAAAGAGAGGCTGGAGAGGGAACGCATCGCCAAAGAAAGAGCTGAAAAAGATAGGATAGAAAAGGGAACACATCGCTAA
- the LOC117466063 gene encoding uncharacterized abhydrolase domain-containing protein DDB_G0269086-like isoform X6, with translation MAQKKTPKTHSKKEGKSAPVDSKNGKRTERGSGGDAAEAAAGGGGGGAKYSMFTWFVVLALLGVWSSVAVVYFDVVDYDSVIARAKEFRLNFSEVLQGKLTAYDTDGDGDFDVEDAKVLLDAKKLKVPAPRKEDRKEGRKRGKSKEEKTLEDTDPEIKLPKAEAEKKDARENTTRARPIRGAMLRSALKEELRMIHEKIEAKRIARMAMAEIKAFLAEEEEEHEKDWVLKTKTLEEAQKHLMEEKERMEKEKQEMERLTKEERERLKQERAEMEKMEKERLAREQERMEKEKAEREQQEKVRVERERAEKERMERERLAKERERIAQEKEQLEKERLEKEKIAKEKVEKERLERERIAKESAEKERLERESLVKEKERIERERIATERAEKERLEMEKIAKEKAEKERLERERIAKESAEKERLERESLVKEKERIERERIAREKERLERESLVKEKERLERERIAEERAEKERLERERIAKEKDRLERERIAKETTEKEKLEKERIEKENAQKERLEKERIAKERAEKERLEREQIVKERAEKERIERERIAKENARKERLERERIAKERAEKNRIERERIAKENARKERLEKERIAKERAEKDRIERERIAKLKAEKERIERERIAKERAEKERIERERIAKLKAEKDRIERERIAKERAEKERIERERIAKLKAEKERIERERIAKLKAEKERIERERIAKLKAGEERIERERIVKERAEKERIERERIAKENAQKERLERERIAKERAEKDRIEKGTHR, from the exons ATGGCCCAGAAAAAGACTCCCAAAACCCACTCCAAAAAAG AGGGAAAGTCAGCGCCAGTGGATAGCAAGAATGgaaagaggacagagagaggatCAGGAGGAGATGcagcagaagcagcagcaggaggaggaggaggaggggctaAGTACTCCATGTTCACCTGGTTTGTAGTCCTCGCCCTGCTCGGAGTCTGGAGCTCCGTGGCCGTCGTCTACTTCGATGTTGTGGACTACGACAGTGTCATCG CCAGAGCGAAGGAGTTTCGCTTGAACTTTTCAGAAGTTTTACAAG GCAAACTGACGGCCTACGACACTGACGGGGACGGAGACTTTGACGTGGAGGATGCTAAAGTTCTTCTCG ATGCAAAGAAGTTAAAAGTTCCTGCTCCCAGGAAAG AGGACAGGAAAGAGGGGAGGAAGAGGGGTAAAAGTAAAG AAGAGAAGACTTTAGAAGACACTGATCCAGAGATTAAACTCCCAAAAG CTGAAGCAGAGAAGAAAGATGCTAGAGAAAACACAACCAGAG CCCGGCCCATCAGAGGAGCCATGCTACGCTCTGCTCTGAAGGAAGAGCTAAGGATGATCCACGAGAAGATCGAGGCCAAAAGGATCGCCCGGATGGCAATGGCTGAGATCAAGGCCTTCCTTgctgaggaagaagaggaacaCGAGAAGGACTGGGTGCTGAAGACGAAGACGCTGGAGGAAGCACAGAAGCACCTAatggaggagaaggagaggaTGGAAAAAGAGAAGCAAGAAATGGAGAGATTGACAAAAGAAGAGAGGGAACGACTAAAGCAAGAGAGGGCAGAGATGGAAAAGATGGAGAAAGAGCGCCTAGCTAGGGAACAAGAGAGGATGGAGAAGGAAAAAGCTGAGAGGGAACAACAGGAGAAAGTTAGAGTGGAAAGAGAGAGGGCTGAAAAGGAGAGGATGGAGAGGGAGCGACTcgcaaaagagagagaaagaatagCCCAAGAGAAGGAACAGTTAGAGAAGGAGAGACTTGagaaggagaagatcgctaaaGAGAAAGTGGAAAAAGAAAGGCTGGAAAGGGAACGCATCGCTAAGGAAAGCgctgaaaaagagaggctcGAAAGGGAAAGCCTtgttaaagaaaaagaaaggatAGAAAGGGAACGCATCGCCACAGAACGAGCCGAAAAAGAGAGGCTGGAGATGGAGAAGATCGCTAAAGAAAAAGCCGAAAAAGAAAGGCTGGAAAGGGAACGCATCGCTAAGGAAAGCgctgaaaaagagaggctcGAGAGGGAAAGCCTtgttaaagaaaaagaaaggatAGAAAGGGAACGCATCgccagagaaaaagagagactggagagggaaagCCTTGTTAAAGAAAAAGAGAGGCTGGAAAGGGAACGCATCGCAGAGGAAAGAGCTGAAAAAGAGAGGCTGGAGCGGGAACGCATTGCCAAAGAAAAAGATAGGCTAGAAAGAGAACGCATCGCTAaggaaacaacagaaaaagaaaagctaGAGAAGGAACGCATCGAAAAAGAAAATGCCCAAAAAGAGAGGCTAGAGAAGGAACGCATTGCCAAAGAAAGAGCTGAAAAAGAGAGACTAGAAAGGGAACAGATAGTTAAGGAAAGAGCTGAAAAAGAGAGGATAGAAAGGGAACGCATCGCAAAAGAAAATGCCCGAAAGGAGAGGCTGGAGAGGGAACGCATCGCAAAAGAAAGAGCCGAAAAAAATAGGATAGAAAGGGAACGCATCGCAAAGGAAAATGCCCGAAAGGAGAGGCTGGAGAAGGAACGCATCGCAAAAGAAAGAGCCGAAAAAGATAGGATAGAAAGGGAACGCATCGCTaaattaaaagctgaaaaagagAGGATAGAAAGGGAACGCATCGCCAAAGAAAGAGCTGAAAAAGAGAGGATAGAAAGGGAACGCATCGCTaaattaaaagctgaaaaagatAGGATAGAAAGGGAACGCATCGCCAAAGAAAGAGCTGAAAAAGAGAGGATAGAAAGGGAACGCATCGCTaaattaaaagctgaaaaagagAGGATAGAAAGGGAACGCATCGCTaaattaaaagctgaaaaagagAGGATAGAAAGGGAACGCATCGCTAAATTAAAAGCTGGAGAAGAGAGGATAGAAAGGGAACGGATAGTTAAGGAAAGAGCTGAAAAAGAGAGGATAGAAAGGGAACGCATCGCAAAAGAAAATGCCCAAAAAGAGAGGCTGGAGAGGGAACGCATCGCCAAAGAAAGAGCTGAAAAAGATAGGATAGAAAAGGGAACACATCGCTAA
- the LOC117466063 gene encoding uncharacterized abhydrolase domain-containing protein DDB_G0269086-like isoform X3, giving the protein MQRYRHYGSSSPPVEEINAENEEEKEEEEEEVYTEEEEPLIGLSEEEEEIQETGSVKEEEVPPTEVEVQPVQETEGKSAPVDSKNGKRTERGSGGDAAEAAAGGGGGGAKYSMFTWFVVLALLGVWSSVAVVYFDVVDYDSVIGKLTAYDTDGDGDFDVEDAKVLLDAKKLKVPAPRKEDRKEGRKRGKSKEEKTLEDTDPEIKLPKAEAEKKDARENTTRARPIRGAMLRSALKEELRMIHEKIEAKRIARMAMAEIKAFLAEEEEEHEKDWVLKTKTLEEAQKHLMEEKERMEKEKQEMERLTKEERERLKQERAEMEKMEKERLAREQERMEKEKAEREQQEKVRVERERAEKERMERERLAKERERIAQEKEQLEKERLEKEKIAKEKVEKERLERERIAKESAEKERLERESLVKEKERIERERIATERAEKERLEMEKIAKEKAEKERLERERIAKESAEKERLERESLVKEKERIERERIAREKERLERESLVKEKERLERERIAEERAEKERLERERIAKEKDRLERERIAKETTEKEKLEKERIEKENAQKERLEKERIAKERAEKERLEREQIVKERAEKERIERERIAKENARKERLERERIAKERAEKNRIERERIAKENARKERLEKERIAKERAEKDRIERERIAKLKAEKERIERERIAKERAEKERIERERIAKLKAEKDRIERERIAKERAEKERIERERIAKLKAEKERIERERIAKLKAEKERIERERIAKLKAGEERIERERIVKERAEKERIERERIAKENAQKERLERERIAKERAEKDRIEKGTHR; this is encoded by the exons ATGCAACGCTACCGCCACTACGGATCCTCCTCACCTCCTGTAGAGGAGATCAATGCTGAAaacgaggaggagaaggaggaggaggaggaggaggtgtacACTGAAGAAGAGGAGCCACTGATAGGTTtatcagaggaagaggaggagatccaAGAGACAG GGAGCGTTAAAGAGGAAGAGGTGCCTCCGACGGAAGTGGAGGTGCAGCCTGTTCAGGAGACAG AGGGAAAGTCAGCGCCAGTGGATAGCAAGAATGgaaagaggacagagagaggatCAGGAGGAGATGcagcagaagcagcagcaggaggaggaggaggaggggctaAGTACTCCATGTTCACCTGGTTTGTAGTCCTCGCCCTGCTCGGAGTCTGGAGCTCCGTGGCCGTCGTCTACTTCGATGTTGTGGACTACGACAGTGTCATCG GCAAACTGACGGCCTACGACACTGACGGGGACGGAGACTTTGACGTGGAGGATGCTAAAGTTCTTCTCG ATGCAAAGAAGTTAAAAGTTCCTGCTCCCAGGAAAG AGGACAGGAAAGAGGGGAGGAAGAGGGGTAAAAGTAAAG AAGAGAAGACTTTAGAAGACACTGATCCAGAGATTAAACTCCCAAAAG CTGAAGCAGAGAAGAAAGATGCTAGAGAAAACACAACCAGAG CCCGGCCCATCAGAGGAGCCATGCTACGCTCTGCTCTGAAGGAAGAGCTAAGGATGATCCACGAGAAGATCGAGGCCAAAAGGATCGCCCGGATGGCAATGGCTGAGATCAAGGCCTTCCTTgctgaggaagaagaggaacaCGAGAAGGACTGGGTGCTGAAGACGAAGACGCTGGAGGAAGCACAGAAGCACCTAatggaggagaaggagaggaTGGAAAAAGAGAAGCAAGAAATGGAGAGATTGACAAAAGAAGAGAGGGAACGACTAAAGCAAGAGAGGGCAGAGATGGAAAAGATGGAGAAAGAGCGCCTAGCTAGGGAACAAGAGAGGATGGAGAAGGAAAAAGCTGAGAGGGAACAACAGGAGAAAGTTAGAGTGGAAAGAGAGAGGGCTGAAAAGGAGAGGATGGAGAGGGAGCGACTcgcaaaagagagagaaagaatagCCCAAGAGAAGGAACAGTTAGAGAAGGAGAGACTTGagaaggagaagatcgctaaaGAGAAAGTGGAAAAAGAAAGGCTGGAAAGGGAACGCATCGCTAAGGAAAGCgctgaaaaagagaggctcGAAAGGGAAAGCCTtgttaaagaaaaagaaaggatAGAAAGGGAACGCATCGCCACAGAACGAGCCGAAAAAGAGAGGCTGGAGATGGAGAAGATCGCTAAAGAAAAAGCCGAAAAAGAAAGGCTGGAAAGGGAACGCATCGCTAAGGAAAGCgctgaaaaagagaggctcGAGAGGGAAAGCCTtgttaaagaaaaagaaaggatAGAAAGGGAACGCATCgccagagaaaaagagagactggagagggaaagCCTTGTTAAAGAAAAAGAGAGGCTGGAAAGGGAACGCATCGCAGAGGAAAGAGCTGAAAAAGAGAGGCTGGAGCGGGAACGCATTGCCAAAGAAAAAGATAGGCTAGAAAGAGAACGCATCGCTAaggaaacaacagaaaaagaaaagctaGAGAAGGAACGCATCGAAAAAGAAAATGCCCAAAAAGAGAGGCTAGAGAAGGAACGCATTGCCAAAGAAAGAGCTGAAAAAGAGAGACTAGAAAGGGAACAGATAGTTAAGGAAAGAGCTGAAAAAGAGAGGATAGAAAGGGAACGCATCGCAAAAGAAAATGCCCGAAAGGAGAGGCTGGAGAGGGAACGCATCGCAAAAGAAAGAGCCGAAAAAAATAGGATAGAAAGGGAACGCATCGCAAAGGAAAATGCCCGAAAGGAGAGGCTGGAGAAGGAACGCATCGCAAAAGAAAGAGCCGAAAAAGATAGGATAGAAAGGGAACGCATCGCTaaattaaaagctgaaaaagagAGGATAGAAAGGGAACGCATCGCCAAAGAAAGAGCTGAAAAAGAGAGGATAGAAAGGGAACGCATCGCTaaattaaaagctgaaaaagatAGGATAGAAAGGGAACGCATCGCCAAAGAAAGAGCTGAAAAAGAGAGGATAGAAAGGGAACGCATCGCTaaattaaaagctgaaaaagagAGGATAGAAAGGGAACGCATCGCTaaattaaaagctgaaaaagagAGGATAGAAAGGGAACGCATCGCTAAATTAAAAGCTGGAGAAGAGAGGATAGAAAGGGAACGGATAGTTAAGGAAAGAGCTGAAAAAGAGAGGATAGAAAGGGAACGCATCGCAAAAGAAAATGCCCAAAAAGAGAGGCTGGAGAGGGAACGCATCGCCAAAGAAAGAGCTGAAAAAGATAGGATAGAAAAGGGAACACATCGCTAA